The Methanobacterium lacus genome includes a region encoding these proteins:
- the gatD gene encoding Glu-tRNA(Gln) amidotransferase subunit GatD — protein sequence MVYKGLSAEFLDSSGLSIGDLIKVEKNGTSYFGILLDRAEDPDEKHIVIKLNSGYNIGIDVNNATAELVESGDKPKIELAPLNIEKDAEKPDISIVSTGGTVASVIDYKTGAVHPAFTAEDLIRANPELLEHANINGKAIFNILSEDMKPEYWVKTARSVADEINNGADGVVIAHGTDTMHYTSAALSFMLKTPVPVVVTGAQRSSDRPSSDAYMNLISSVVAAKSDIAEVSLCMHAEEDDSFCYLHRGTKVRKMHTTRRDTFRSINSLPLAKIQKSKLKLVDKAMVYNKRSTESLIIEDEIEEKVAFIKSYPGIQAELIDYHIDKGYKGMVLEGTGLGHCPEELIPSLERAADESIPVIMTSQCLYGLVNMNVYSTGRRILSAGVISGLDMLPETAFVKLAWALGQTDNIKEVEKIIHTNVAGELGEKSSEKFFLN from the coding sequence ATGGTTTATAAAGGTTTGTCAGCTGAGTTTTTGGATTCATCAGGTTTGTCAATTGGAGACTTGATAAAGGTAGAAAAGAATGGAACATCCTATTTTGGAATACTTCTTGATAGGGCAGAAGATCCTGATGAAAAACACATTGTAATCAAATTAAACAGTGGTTACAATATTGGAATCGATGTTAATAATGCAACGGCAGAACTGGTGGAAAGTGGGGATAAACCCAAGATAGAACTGGCTCCACTAAACATAGAAAAGGATGCTGAAAAACCAGATATTTCAATAGTATCAACAGGTGGAACAGTGGCATCGGTAATTGATTATAAAACCGGAGCAGTTCATCCAGCATTCACTGCAGAAGATCTTATACGTGCCAATCCTGAACTACTGGAACATGCCAACATAAATGGAAAGGCCATTTTTAACATATTAAGCGAAGACATGAAACCTGAGTATTGGGTTAAAACCGCAAGATCAGTTGCTGATGAGATCAACAACGGAGCAGACGGTGTTGTAATTGCACACGGTACCGATACCATGCACTACACCTCTGCAGCATTAAGTTTCATGTTGAAAACACCTGTACCTGTGGTTGTAACAGGTGCTCAAAGGAGTTCAGACAGACCTTCTTCCGATGCATATATGAATCTTATTAGCTCTGTTGTGGCTGCTAAATCTGATATAGCCGAAGTTAGCCTTTGTATGCATGCAGAGGAGGATGATTCCTTCTGCTATCTCCACAGGGGAACCAAGGTAAGAAAAATGCACACGACCCGTAGGGATACATTTAGAAGCATAAACTCCCTTCCACTTGCCAAAATACAAAAATCAAAACTTAAGCTAGTTGACAAAGCTATGGTTTACAACAAACGAAGCACTGAATCCTTGATAATAGAAGATGAAATAGAAGAAAAGGTTGCATTTATAAAAAGTTACCCTGGAATTCAGGCAGAACTAATTGACTACCATATTGATAAAGGGTACAAGGGAATGGTTTTAGAAGGTACAGGTTTGGGACACTGTCCAGAAGAGTTAATTCCATCCCTTGAAAGGGCAGCAGACGAATCTATTCCTGTGATCATGACATCGCAGTGTTTGTATGGATTGGTGAACATGAATGTTTACAGTACAGGGAGAAGAATTCTCTCGGCAGGAGTAATATCAGGCCTTGACATGCTTCCTGAAACAGCATTTGTAAAACTGGCATGGGCCCTTGGACAGACAGACAACATTAAAGAAGTGGAAAAAATTATCCACACCAACGTAGCAGGAGAATTAGGAGAAAAATCATCTGAAAAATTCTTTTTGAACTGA